The Primulina tabacum isolate GXHZ01 chromosome 1, ASM2559414v2, whole genome shotgun sequence genome contains the following window.
tactcaccacctcgatccgatcgaagtgccttgatgcttcgtcccaattgcttttctacttcacttctgaattctttgaacctttcaaaggcttcagacttgtatttcatcaaatacacatacccatacctcgaaaagtcatcggtaaaggtgatgaagtaggcatgtccatgcttagtggtgatgctaagcggaccgcacacaacggtatggatcaaatttaataaccctttggctcgctccgcatggcccttaaagggaattttggtcatctttccttttagacaggattcacaagtcgtgagagcattaatatcggacatatcaaacatgccaactcccactagcttgttcatccttcttaaggaaatatgtcctaatcgagcatgccataattgtgccgaattaagagtatcttgtttgcgcttatttgttgttgttattgcttggacattgttaagtggaatatctttcaattttaaggtgtagagattgttttcaagttctccggtACGaactaaacattcattcttgtaaatattgcaaacacctttgctaaataaacaagaaaatccatcaatatcaagcataggaatggaaataatgtttttaatcaaGTCTGGTAcgaacaaaacatctctcaaaacaaaattaaaatcattgttcaaatgtaAATAAACATCTcccacagccttggcagcaacccttgctccattgcccatcctcaagaaggtctcaccttccctgagcttcctacttcttcccatcacctgcaaatcattacagagatgtgagccacagccagTATCCAATAccccagaagtagagttaatggagatatttacttcaatgtagaacatacctttGCCAAaacccttctgggcaagatattccgtgcagttacgcctccaatgtccaggcttcttgcagtgatgacagatgtcaactgTCTTCTCAGCCTTGGCTGGCgcggctgccacaacgggacacggagtttgcctcttcaagggcacgctcttcttgggacgttggaaagaacgcttctttcccttcccatgtggatcgtTCTTTGTGCCAGATGAAAAACCCACATAAAGAGCCAGCTTCTCCTttttgatagtggactcaaaagtcacaagcatgttcaccaactcttcaaggcttggctcaagcttgttcatattaaagTTCACGATAAAAGGATCAAACGAGCTAGGCAACGACAGCAGCAGCACATccgtggtcaactccgaaggcaagatcagatccatgttaacgagcttgtccacgagcccaatcaactttaggccatgctcatggaccgaagccccatctcgcatgcgtaaagtgatgaGCTCCTTGACTGTGGCATGCCttagaggccgagtctgctcaccaaagagctccttgaggtgcaaatgaatgtcagcagcattcgtTGCATCCTCGAATAGCCTTTGCAGCACATCATTCAtcgaagcctgcatataacaccttgccttcaagtcatggtcacaccattccttgtaggtctgcaattcctcgggagtgcagctagtcggagacTCAACAGGGGCCGACTCAGTTAGTGTATATGCgatcttttccgagtttaggactattttcagatttcttagccaagtgagatagttaggtccggttaagaTATCTTTTTCGAGAATAGCGGAAAGCGGGTTGCGAATTGATGACATTGTCGaagatttgtactgaaaagtaaaacagataaatgttaatgactattttaaaatatttaataagatataaagtttggacttttactttataaattatcgctcccactgttttgacattttcactaccctctagtgaaaaagGGAAACACTTTCCTCAAAAGGTACGTAAGGTCCTAATTAGCGAATTGTGATCCCGAATAaaatcagccaatcacaattcctaaaaggtagtttccaattgcatcgcCATGCGACCCTCAACGTATACTCTTGTCTCacatttgattaggacccaataatatgacgtcgttcatctttacgtgtcaagcctaacCCATCGATaatgaaccttaatggacggtcgccatgagttccctcaataatatgagccgaaatcatggagttccacgtagttcacatcaccatgtcaatggatgtcacagctttccggcacccagggcccctaataatatgagccgagccccgagtacgggtagcgttcatcatgcacccattgtcgatggaagacaaggaaattataaacaaatttataattccccttttcggacttgatattaattttgaatcttattcaaaatgagggtttttaattttgaaaggtctcatcattaattttattttaaaagctcgccatgtttgatcttatgtttgccggattcatgcaactttgttattatcataataataacgcacatactcaatatttataacatatcatgcatatattataaacagtaaacaaacaaggatgatcaatcgccccaaaactaatggcccatgtgagctaaacacgggcctaggtccaatcctagggtaaatgcacgggatgcaaatgcaactattacattagcttccaatatttacatgtcttcgatcttcataatcatcatggccaccatcttccaatcttgatcatccactattctaatattttcaaataaatatccatggcacatagggatacatctaatgggggtgggaacgggccataaaccaagctcactttataaattgataattattacaatcattcaacacaaattATCccagcatacacctagcaaattgggcttgggcttttgatcatccttcatgcataatatcacatatcatacaccatcaattaattatcacaataattaattgatccaatattatatatcttgatccaatcactaaccgtcacaattataaattaaaattaacaaagtatacaaacacctttgtctacttttaaattaatttatttataatcgaatttcttgtaaatcacaatttactataaataattaaagtcctacttcaattatttattttatgagaaaatatatgcaacaattgtaaatttaaacttaagggcccaaaactcatttttcacctaAAATACtttggctcatttaaatttcacaaaatatgttagtcatccaatggcccaacaactcaaggcccatgacactaaGATTGTCCAAAAcatttttggaaaccctagtcgtcatccctgtcgccggagctccgtcgccggattccgggaacacccaaaaaaaaaatttattttttatttaaaaactggAAGTTTCGGCAGCCTGAAGGCTGCCCCATTTGCTGCCCGAAATTCTCGGGCAGCCCGAGATTCAcgggcagcaacaagctgcccgaaaattatttttttttgtgtttcaaAAATTTCGGCCTTCATGTATAccttgcaaaaatatttctcaagcggttagaaatcgatctcaacataatattACGTAAATATTACACAAAAACCGTAAccttagctcggataccacttgttagCGGACCGGTTACGGtggccggaagcgcaacggaagtcaaaaatttttaattttaagttcaaattttcggccaccatgtttgtgtgcaacatttacattcaaacaccataaaacattcatagggtgttagaaagtttacctatcaacctcttgaggtttaTGAATGActccaactttgttgtaaaCAACAATGCTCTTCAAGGTAGGCAAGTCTACAAGCTCCTCCtccctttccttcaaaataaggCCCACCACTAACTAGGTAAACCCCCtcaaattttgcactagaaaaatttgaggatttatcAAAGAGAAGACTTTTTATTCTCCAACACTTTTAAgaacaaaatgaagaaaaatattGAGAGGATTTTTGAGTGAatttttcggccaagtgagatGCTTGAATGGAGGAGTGAAGtctagtcttggttgtgggaaaagttgggaccaaaaagttgcatgctttccaatttaattttttttttaatcaaaagtattcacaacctcttcaccttccaagcatgcaaaTCCTAAAGGGCTTGTAACAAATTACAAGGGCCCATGgacattttatatttaattgtctcaaatattTTGAGCCCAATtgtattttacttgattttattcaagcccactagtttaaataattatctccATTTatgctctacaaggcccaatgatatttaattaattcaacactagaattaatttaattatttgggctctactaggtccactagtgtttaattaattcaacacttgaattaatttaatttagtccacaaTAATGtctatgaaaatcacaattttcaaatacattattcacttggccaaattttaatctaggaacacttccataaattaaaatttatatttctctcatagaagtcatacttctatttttctttacgcttataaacacatttataagccgttcaacatattgaactattttacttctcatcgGGATTtacaaagctagtacttgtgtggtcctcaatggttcattgatacgactagccgtgggttcacatctccatgtgattaggactaaacatgtccttatatgagcataccccaattgctccattcttatttatcaaccccttgataataagaacgtcagaaatcaagtctgatattacccaaccaatcatgttaaacgcctagcagcatcgcttacatgattccctaggtatcaaatgatagtgcctgcaagaaccattcaattatggttagcgtacagtacggtcccttcaactcatatatcccgaccgattcgacaactattggtttatcgagagttgtcaatgaatcgatactatgtgtcatgtcgtagttgcatcgatggtgtaatctatgaaacccctttcataattacaaccatactctgatcagagatttcaaactacacgcatatgaaaacacataggatatccatacccgtaggtaagcggtgaatccccgactacaatgcatcgactcctatatgtttcgccgtaacacccaaccttgccacctgatgaccccataagagtcggtaaacaagtcaaagtgaaacgctagcacatagagtctcaatgttgtcccgggtcataaggactaatgatgtacaaccataaactaggacgttttcactcgataagtgagaaccacttggaaagtcctttatggagggttgttcagtgcactctaccaggagcacctatctgcatgctcggacatcacaatgtcccctaccaatgaaacatggtactcacatcgcagatactagtctctaactcgagcggcctatatccttcttattggcggctgaatcgactaggaaccgtttagaatatacagtattccaaatatgagtttcatgatactcatcatatgagcatctcatattctttctaatatttgtatattcaaggactttatctatgcaactagcatgagtatacagatagaGATGCgccaatataataaattcaaatattattaaaataaagatcgtttatacatagagtttcatcgtgaacactcggccaacactttgctcgacgtgcacctactctaacaagatGCACATTTCAACAGTTGCTGCATACAACTttccagttcccagaatattcaatacaatactcagatattcaacaaaagcagtcataatcttcgaatataccagaataccatagataaataaatcagaaaattatcaaatattctgaacacagagTTTATCAACTCACCACTATAGCTGATACATCCGTAACGAGAAATattcaatcagatgtaactctcggtTAATGAATCTTCTATCCGatctttcaaatctttcaattcaatcaatatcattcggTACGAAGTTCTAAAAGTAATAACAGTACCTGATATCAAGTCAAGACTGAAATCAATCTTCCTGATTAAAGGCAAACCTGGAAGTTCATCTGAGACGACTTTAACAACTCTActgtcactggcaaatcagtcaATGATGCACTCCATCTTAGTAAATCAACTAATATATATAGGGAATCACTccgttcctttcgataatcattgAGTCATGAACTTCATATATATCAAAGGTATTCTAAATCCAGAATTCTTATCGTACCATGTTCATTCtttggccatttcaggtccgaatcttaccatttcctggAAATAATCTGCGATAACTCTGTACTTGgccaacacatcaatatcaataatgcagtcagaATCAAATAACACCAAGTactatatcatctaactcaatctcatatctgtcatactgtagcataccaaatctaacagatgtcactgatacaaaacctctcccaaACAGAAAAGAGATCAATACCACAACATATAATAACTCAATACTCAAGCATATATCCatgcaattcattcagaaatcatatacaGGATGTACTAATATTTCTCAATACGTACACGAAATAACCATAaaggaacagttacctgccactatagAATCAAGTGAATTCCGGGTCTATTCCCCGGTCACTACGACCAGATtcctctgctccctggaatcttcgggaacctcgctgtggacatactctagcaaagtgtccttgtaatagccaagcctggtgtacggtacggtttaagttttcataagtttattgactacttggtcaagtttaggtatagtttggatgttaagagtttcgatttatgatttatagtatggttggttatagatgatgtgtagtgcttttgtagcggcgttacgattaaattcgtgataaattgtatattgatccaaatgaggtgaggtcTCTTCTATTAgatagataagacatagaggtgtaactttcttattttgagttttgttcaaatcattgtggaaggtaagccaaaagtgccccgaagtgtttcgtgtgtttcgacgttcctccagtgacacatgttgggagaataggcataacgttttactcagacgtccaattgatctgaaattttgagggattcaagataagGCATAGAGCTActactttgtagtttaccacttttccaaattatgatggGAAGAGGCAtttcagaagcaatctttggagtggcaatgcgcagagtgcgcgcccgagcgggaataaatgtccgcacaggcgagcctacttcgaaaattttggatttctggccgtgagttctgcgctcgggcggaaaaaGATGTTCGCTCGAGCGGCCAGCACTGTTTAAAAAtcgtgttttggtatttttagtttttaaatacaagtgtttgccctcatttctctcatttcctccattcttttcgtttcttcacttcaagggagagctagggttctcattccttcttcatttcctttgattcaagcttcttgttgggttgttgaagtgagagcaagattattttgggttcaaagagctaaggtaagcttgtggttttgtttattcttggattttggtgatggggagaaatcatgggtttggtgatgtgttgattttatggattaattgatatgggtttatgattattgagttgttgatggttcaatacatggtttattgttgtaggttttgtaccaagattatagattcaaggtgttcttgtggtttgtaagtggaatttcattcttgtgcttacatgattatatatgtattgtgtttcaaaggttttattgtgttattcccttcatttgattcactattatgtattgatacctttgttgtatattgtggaggcaattgatgtctcaactttgagaagggaatacaaaagagaaagaatatcaaaatgtttgatgaaatgtccgaaagaaagagtttaaatgttttatggattgatagatacatagtcagagattgcatgcaattagttgatcaacgaccataggcttatatccctcagagttgtcgatttatatcgatgggataagagcaccacagacagagttactattgatatcaatccaccatagtaaagagaaataccatctcattgttatgctattgctacgatatacatgtttcagagttgatggtattttatgttttcaaagccatgttttacagaatatactacgtatcattgctatgtaagagttccacttgctgagttttatactcatttcagttatttcatgtgatgcagataagagcgacggaccaggacgttgattgtggcccggagtcatatgcatacgaagttggaaggaagatgttattttgcaagtatttttggatcatgatcataggaatgatattttgtattttgttatatcatttgaatgatcatttatttacttttaaacattttatggtgatgtattttgaaaccttccttcattttataagaaaattttaaattccgctgctatttttattgta
Protein-coding sequences here:
- the LOC142518684 gene encoding uncharacterized protein LOC142518684, with protein sequence MRDGASVHEHGLKLIGLVDKLVNMDLILPSELTTDVLLLSLPSSFDPFIVNFNMNKLEPSLEELVNMLVTFESTIKKEKLALYVGFSSGTKNDPHGKGKKRSFQRPKKSVPLKRQTPCPVVAAAPAKAEKTVDICHHCKKPGHWRRNCTEYLAQKGFGKGDGKK